In the genome of Aspergillus flavus chromosome 8, complete sequence, one region contains:
- a CDS encoding putative MFS multidrug transporter: MTTQQSNAQDLEAARSKSDDPTKQFDPDFVTWDGPEDPENPKNWPRRAKWRNTVAVSIFTFISPVSSSMVAPALSQLGADLNMQSDIEVELALSIFILAYAIGPLFFGPASEVYGRVRLLQISNLWYFAWNLGCGFAQTSAQLFVFRFLAGIGGSAPVALGGAAIGDIWTPEERGKAMGIYTLAPILGPVVGPIAGGFIAEYTTWRWVFWSSSAVAVAIQVVGLIWLHESHPATLLNRKRNRLVKQTGNHKLHTGIGPINLSSKFGGALVRPVRLFTTQPIVMVVALYMGYLFGTTYLLLATFPTVWGTQYGEGQSIAGLNYVSIAIGSFIGLFLNFVLIDRIYRSLKEKNSGIGVPEFRMPTMFIGSGMITIGLFWYGWSVQGHIHWIMPNIGVAIFSAGTMGCLQGMQTYIVDSYTTYAASAMAACALLRSLAGFGFPLFAPYMYRDLGYGWGTSVLAFISIAIGFPAPLLFWHCGAKLRAMSAYASG, from the exons ATGACAACCCAACAGTCAAACGCACAAGATCTTGAAGCCGCCAGGTCCAAGTCCGACGACCCAACCAAGCAATTTGATCCTGACTTTGTTACGTGGGATGGACCGGAAGATCCAGAGAATCCAAAAAACTGGCCACGGAGGGCCAAATGGAGAAATACTGTTGCCGTCTCCATTTTCACCTTTATCTCGCCGGTTTCCTCCTCCATGGTTGCTCCCGCATTGTCCCAGTTGGGTGCAGACCTTAACATGCAGAGCGATATCGAAGTCGAGTTAGCTTTATCGATTTTTATCCTGGCCTATGCAATTGGCCCACTATTCTTTGGTCCGGCTTCTGAGGTCTATGGCCGGGTGCGGCTCCTACAAATTAGCAACCTGTGGTACTTTGCCTGGAATCTCGGCTGTGGGTTTGCGCAAACCTCAGCGCAATTATTTGTGTTCCGTTTCCTTGCCGGCATTGGCGGGAGCGCTCCAGTTGCACTTGGGGGTGCAGCCATTGG GGATATCTGGACCCCAGAAGAGCGAGGAAAGGCCATGGGGATCTATACTCTCGCCCCAATTCTTGGTCCAGTGGTGGGACCTATTGCCGGAGGATTCATTGCAGAGTATACGACCTGGCGTTGGGTATTCTGGTCATCTAGTGCTGTCGCCGTTGCCATTCAGGTGGTTGGTTTGATCTGGCTGCATGAGTCACATCCTGCTACACTTCTCAACCGGAAACGGAATCGCCTCGTTAAACAAACAGGGAACCACAAGCTCCATACTGGCATAGGGCCCATAAATCTCTCCAGCAAATTCGGCGGGGCCCTGGTGCGGCCGGTGCGCCTGTTCACCACTCAGCCGATTGTGATGGTGGTCGCGCTGTACATGGGCTACCTCTTCGGGACGACGTACCTTCTGCTGGCCACATTTCCAACCGTCTGGGGCACTCAGTATGGGGAGGGTCAAAGCATTGCTGGCCTCAATTATGTCTCAATTGCGATCGGATCGTTTATCGGTCTCTTTCTCAACTTCGTCCTCATCGATCGCATCTATCGAAGtctcaaagaaaagaattccGGTATTGGAGTACCCGAGTTCCGTATGCCAACCATGTTTATCGGTTCAGGGATGATCACTATAGGTCTCTTCTGGTATGGTTGGAGTGTACAGGGCCACATACACTGGATAATGCCTAACATCGGCGtcgccatcttctccgcgGGGACTATGGGATGCTTGCAAGGGATGCAAACCTATATCGTTGACAGCTACACAACCTACGCAGCCAGTGCCATGGCTGCCTGTGCGCTGCTCCGGAGCTTGGCTGGCTTTGGGTTTCCGCTCTTCGCTCCGTATATGTACAGAGACCTGGGCTACGGATGGGGTACCAGTGTCCTGGCGTTTATCAGTATTGCGATCGGGTTTCCGGCACCTTTGTTGTTTTGGCATTGTGGTGCTAAACTGCGTGCTATGTCCGCGTATGCGTCGGGCTGA
- a CDS encoding putative C6 transcription factor, with translation MSTRPVAIAPATSKTSSGSNGGNPTHPTTMSYNCQPCVRRKVKCDKAVPSCASCEKAKLECLYKAPQPPRKRKHRESEDVHQRLARYERVIQENGLLSTTEARSPSCQGTPGSVHDDGPARTAHSGAAKTGRLVSEDGKSRYIDSRVWLDVAEISTRELSDNEGDDQAAPMAMDLPIDDPLSATLLGMSNDLSSYHPPYPDAMKLWTIYVKNVDPLCKILHIPTTTEMIEMVSQQPTKATRAQECLVFAVYYFAVYSITDEDCIRRFEKTRTSLMSKYQYAMRQGLVNASWLKTTELQILQAYVLFLIAMRTRIDPHTFWIWTGVAVRIAQRMGLHRDGEDLDLSPFDVEMRRRLFWQLIPLDGYAGQVSGTGISIAPGDWDTKQPLNINDDQIYPDMKQPPNAQDGASEMIFCLTKAELSEFYARIAVNMNSVSSKGQMRDNAHLERLIDDLESDLEMRYLRYCDIINPVHILTLGIVRAAANMVRLRSQMPSLKSQKIDEAQRRELCVLAEKILDTDNALYANSDLRRFQWHIKTFFVWDAMICILSGLATEGFLSRTELDRKWEKIIVAYSNHPEIIESKGALHAVVNEMTLKAWISNPPSNSTVEPAFVSALRSQHETKGFAHVHNPDTTTRHDKPAEAADFLDTFLQSPGGTDLYFDGNINYGAADWMFWDQA, from the coding sequence ATGAGTACTCGCCCTGTGGCGATCGCGCCTGCGACAAGTAAGACCTCGTCTGGTAGCAATGGGGGTAATCCGACGCACCCCACTACGATGTCCTACAACTGTCAGCCTTGCGTACGCAGGAAAGTCAAATGCGACAAGGCCGTGCCATCCTGCGCGAGTTGTGAAAAAGCCAAGCTCGAGTGTCTTTATAAGgcaccacaaccaccacgaAAGCGGAAACACAGGGAAAGTGAGGATGTGCACCAGCGCTTAGCAAGGTACGAGCGTGTAATACAGGAGAATGGCCTTCTCTCAACAACCGAGGCGCGATCGCCCTCTTGCCAAGGAACTCCGGGGAGCGTGCATGATGATGGCCCTGCCCGCACAGCGCACAGTGGTGCAGCAAAGACAGGAAGGTTAGTCTCCGAGGATGGAAAGTCACGGTACATTGACAGTCGAGTGTGGCTGGATGTGGCAGAAATAAGTACGCGAGAGCTCTCCGATAATGAGGGAGACGATCAAGCTGCTCCTATGGCCATGGACTTGCCAATAGATGATCCGCTTTCTGCGACCCTGCTAGGGATGTCGAACGATCTCTCAAGCTATCATCCTCCATACCCAGACGCCATGAAGCTTTGGACAATCTACGTGAAAAATGTCGATCCTCTCTGCAAGATCCTGCACATACCCACAACGACTGAAATGATCGAAATGGTATCGCAGCAGCCGACCAAGGCTACTCGAGCGCAAGAGTGTCTTGTTTTTGCTGTCTATTATTTCGCAGTATATTCAATCACCGACGAGGACTGCATACGTCGATTTGAGAAAACAAGGACTTCGTTGATGTCAAAGTACCAGTATGCCATGCGACAAGGGCTAGTTAATGCATCTTGGTTGAAAACAACCGAATTGCAGATATTACAGGCCTACGTTCTTTTCCTTATTGCGATGCGCACCCGAATAGATCCACATACATTCTGGATATGGACTGGTGTCGCGGTCCGCATCGCGCAGCGTATGGGACTGCATCGCGACGGAGAGGACCTAGATCTATCTCCTTTCGACGTTGAGATGCGAAGGCGACTTTTCTGGCAGCTCATTCCCCTTGACGGTTACGCCGGTCAGGTGTCAGGCACTGGCATTTCCATCGCACCGGGTGATTGGGATACGAAGCAGCCGCTCAATATCAACGATGACCAGATATACCCCGATATGAAGCAGCCGCCAAACGCACAGGACGGTGCCTCTGAGATGATATTCTGTCTCACGAAAGCCGAGCTTTCTGAGTTCTATGCCCGCATAGCAGTCAATATGAACTCTGTCAGTTCTAAAGGCCAAATGCGAGATAACGCACACCTGGAGAGGTTAATAGACGACCTTGAAAGTGACTTAGAGATGAGGTATCTGCGGTACTGCGATATCATAAATCCGGTACATATCTTAACACTGGGAATCGTCAGGGCTGCCGCAAATATGGTACGCTTGCGCAGTCAGATGCCGTCCCTCAAGAGTCAAAAGATTGATGAGGCACAAAGACGGGAGCTCTGCGTCCttgcggagaagatcctCGACACTGACAACGCTCTATACGCCAATTCAGATCTGCGGAGGTTCCAGTGGCACATAAAGACGTTCTTTGTCTGGGACGCGATGATATGCATTTTGAGTGGCTTAGCTACAGAAGGGTTCCTTTCGCGCACAGAGCTGGACCGAAaatgggagaagatcatcgtTGCCTACTCGAACCACCCGGAGATAATCGAGAGCAAGGGGGCACTCCATGCGGTAGTTAATGAGATGACTCTTAAGGCGTGGATATCGAATCCTCCGAGCAACTCTACCGTTGAGCCGGCGTTCGTTAGCGCGTTGCGATCTCAACATGAGACTAAGGGCTTTGCACATGTACACAACCCCGACACGACGACACGGCATGATAAACCCGCGGAAGCAGCAGATTTTCTTGATACATTTCTTCAGAGCCCTGGAGGGACTGACTTGTATTTTGACGGTAATATTAACTATGGTGCCGCAGATTGGATGTTTTGGGATCAGGCATAG
- a CDS encoding chondroitin AC/alginate lyase yields MYCFKSSTIFAVLSLLSQALSSSSQEPLGIKDFHTPEPTAKWVHPGVLVSQPQLDFIRLKLAAEEEPWTGAYKAMLGSRLLSPLLEPTPFTNVVCGPFSKPNIGCTNETHDALAAYGNALAWAISGIETYALQSMRFMDAWSQTLQSHNCSNAPLQSGWAGSVWPRAGEIIRHATVGGQNAPWPPASIARFESMLRDVYLPLTARGSDYDSNWELVMIEASMGISIFIDDKSNYNKAMELFAERAPATIYLTSDGSYPKTVHCPNCSKHEIETYWRQSVFQLNGQAQETCRDLEHTGYGLASISHIAETSRIQGEDMFTTDIGRRLMYALELHTDFEDGRAAPCWLCNGTLEGVLSPITEVGYNALHTRLGYDMPKTGKYTIKNRPVAHNGLFVGFETLTHASNPR; encoded by the exons ATGTATTGCTTCAAATCCAGTACCATATTCGCAGTGCTATCTTTGCTCTCTCAGGCCCTATCATCGAGTAGTCAGGAGCCTCTGGGCATAAAAGATTTTCATACTCCGGAGCCAACAGCCAAATGGGTTCATCCTGGTGTCTTGGTTAGTCAGCCACAACTTGATTTCATTCGGTTAAAATtagcagcagaagaagagccaTGGACTGGTGCATACAAGGCCATGCTAGGGAGCAggcttctttcccctttgctCGAGCCTACTCCTTTTACAAATGTTGTGTGTGGGCCGTTCTCAAAACCTAACATTGGCTGTACAAACGAAACGCACGATGCTCTAGCAGCATATGGAAATGCTCTTGCTTGGGCTATCAGCGGCATAGAGACCTATGCTCTTCAATCCATGAGATTCATGGATGCATGGTCGCAGACTCTTCAGAGCCATAACTGTTCAAATGCGCCTTTACAGTCAGGTTGGGCTGGCTCAGTATGGCCGCGTGCTGGGGAGATAATTCGGCATGCAACAGTAGGCGGTCAAAATGCACCTTGGCCACCAGCTAGCATTGCACGATTTGAGTCTATGCTGCGCGATGTTTATCTCCCACTCACTGCCAGAGGCTCTGATTATGATTCGAACTGGGAACTTG TTATGATTGAGGCCTCCATGGGGATCTCTATCTTTATAGATGACAAGTCAAACTACAACAAAGCGATGGAATTGTTTGCAGAGCGTGCTCCAGCCACGATCTATCTTACATCGGACGGCTCATATCCCAAAACTGTTCATTGTCCAAATTGCAGCAAACACGAGATTGAAACCTACTGGAGACAGTCGGTATTCCAGTTGAATGGTCAAGCCCAGGAGACATGCCGCGACCTCGAACATACAGGCTATGGGCTCGCATCTATCTCACACATTGCAGAAACATCCCGGATTCAAGGTGAAGACATGTTCACTACAGATATTGGGCGCCGTCTAATGTATGCTCTTGAGCTTCACACCGATTTCGAGGACGGTAGAGCAGCACCGTGCTGGTTGTGTAATGGAACTCTAGAGGGTGTTTTGAGTCCTATCACCGAGGTTGGATACAATGCTCTGCATACCCGGTTGGGATATGACATGCCAAAAACAGGAAAGTATACGATAAAGAATAGGCCGGTCGCTCATAATGGCTTATTTGTTGGATTTGAAACTTTGACTCACGCATCAAACCCGAGATGA
- a CDS encoding zinc-binding dehydrogenase family oxidoreductase, which translates to MALTNTSAINATMRAVVWQGDAYNVAVVDLPRPTIINQTDVIVRMSRAAICGSDLHIYRGTTEGMPAPFGLGHEGFGYVSDVGSGVGSLRVGDPVIVPFTVDEGHLHTELTTGLYGAFGNGGDLGGTQAEYLRVPFGDNGLIPVPTLNYTDPSTNDSVSLLNDYVMLSDIFGTGWASLDYAGFEAGDTVAVFGAGPVGLMAAYSAILRGASTVYSVDYIPERLQLAESIGAIPINFRDADPVEQILALEPNGVTRSIDAVGYEQVNRNLTVQSDVIIRNMLAVTSTGGGLGTVGVYTHESNNTSTAPRASTVNTHVDFSLAQFFYGEFTWGAGPSKPIDLAPELLHLVTSGKARPGFIVSDVINIEDAPEAYARFERHNTTKVIISFD; encoded by the exons ATGGCGCTCACCAACACATCTGCGATCAATGCAACGATGCGAGCTGTTGTCTGGCAAGGGGACGCATATAATGTTGCTGTGGTGGACCTGCCAAGGCCTACTATCATAAACCAGACTGATGTTATCGTTCGGATGTCTAGAGCAGCTATCTGCGGATCCGACTTGCACATCTATCGAGGAACAACTGAAGGAATGCCGGCTCCATTTGGCCTCGGGCATGAAGGGTTTGGATACGTATCTGATGTGGGATCTGGGGTTGGCTCACTCAGGGTTGGCGATCCAGTAATCGTTCCTTTCACCGTTGATGAAGGCCATCTGCATACTGAGCTCACTACGGGGCTGTACGGCGCGTTCGGGAATGGAGGTGACCTGGGTGGCACGCAGG CCGAGTATTTGCGAGTGCCATTCGGAGACAATGGGCTCATACCAGTTCCAACCCTCAACTACACCGATCCAAGCACCAATGACTCCGTTTCGCTGCTGAATGATTATGTTATGCTATCCGATATCTTTGGCACTGGCTGGGCGTCCCTCGACTACGCTGGGTTCGAAGCAGGTGACACGGTCGCTGTCTTTGGGGCCGGCCCTGTTGGACTGATGGCTGCATACTCGGCCATCTTGCGAGGTGCATCTACTGTCTACAGTGTTGACTACATTCCCGAGCGACTGCAGCTTGCTGAATCCATCGGAGCTATCCCTATCAATTTCCGCGATGCCGACCCGGTCGAGCAAATACTAGCATTGGAACCGAACGGTGTGACTCGGAGTATCGACGCCGTCGGATATGAGCAGGTGAACAGAAACCTGACTGTACAATCGGATGTCATTATCCGTAACATGCTGGCTGTCACATCGACCGGGGGCGGATTGGGCACAGTGGGAGTTTATACGCATGAGTCCAACAATACCTCAACTGCACCTCGCGCCTCGACTGTCAATACTCATGTTGATTTCTCACTTGCACAATTCTTCTATGGAGAGTTCACTTGGGGGGCTGGACCCTCGAAGCCTATTGATCTTGCGCCTGAGCTTCTGCATCTTGTCACGTCCGGCAAAGCAAGGCCTGGGTTTATAGTGAGCGACGTCATTAACATTGAGGATGCTCCGGAGGCATACGCCAGGTTTGAGAGACACAATACTACTAAAGTCATCATCTCGTTTGACTAG